One window of Cervus elaphus chromosome 2, mCerEla1.1, whole genome shotgun sequence genomic DNA carries:
- the LOC122676536 gene encoding 60S ribosomal protein L12-like translates to MPPKFDPNEIKVVYLRCTGGEVGATSALAPKIGPLGLSPKKVGDDIAKATGDWKGLRITVKLTIQNRQAQIEVVPSASALIIKALKEPPRDRKKQKNIKHSGNITFDEIINIARQMRHRSLARELSGTIKEILGTAQSVGCNVDGRHPHDIIDDINSGAVECPAS, encoded by the coding sequence ATGCCGCCTAAGTTTGACCCCAACGAGATCAAAGTCGTGTACCTGAGGTGCACCGGTGGGGAAGTCGGTGCCACGTCTGCCCTGGCCCCCAAGATCGGCCCCTTGGGCCTGTCTCCAAAAAAGGTCGGTGATGACATAGCCAAGGCAACTGGTGATTGGAAGGGTCTGAGGATTACAGTGAAACTGACCATTCAGAACAGACAAGCCCAGATTGAGGTGgtaccttctgcttctgccctgaTCATCAAAGCCCTCAAGGAACCACCAAGggacagaaagaagcagaaaaacattAAGCACAGTGGAAACATCACTTTTGATGAGATCATCAACATTGCCCGGCAGATGCGGCACCGGTCTCTAGCTAGAGAACTTTCTGGAACCATTAAAGAGATCCTGGGGACCGCCCAGTCTGTGGGCTGCAATGTTGATGGCCGCCACCCTCATGACATCATAGATGATATCAACAGTGGTGCAGTGGAGTGCCCAGCTAGTTAA